CTTACTTCTGcaatcatctccttcgagttcttcgagggccaactcgaggctaattacataccaatttagaaatcatttaacaataatataaactaatttagaaaccaaaaattttttagtctctaaaatgatctctaatttagtcactatagcaactaattattttttgtcactaaaaattagtttctattttatgattttcttgtagtgtatggcTTATCTTTCTCTACATCAACTAGAACATTGCTCTTGCTATAAATATCGTACTTGttgtaaaattatattagaGACTATATATGTGAGACTAAGTTGTGAAAGATGTGCACAAATAACCAAATTCACAGAACTTACAACATAAACATACTTAAATACTTTGAGCTATTTCAAAGTCTCAAAGTCTTCTTCATTCATCAAGTGAGTGTATGCACCTTTCTTGTGTAAAGCTGCAGAATTATGTCACACATGTTATATATGTTGAACAAAGACACCAAACAAagtttatagataaaaaatacaCTGAGGAAAAGGCTTCCGATAGAAAGAGTGATATCTGATAATGAACAATCCTGCagatggaaaagtggtgccaTTTTCCTTAGCAACCTTCAAAGTACCAATGTTTGAGCATTATTAGATCTTAAATGAAGtactatatatattaaaaatatgtatatgTGTGTAAAATTTGAAACATAAGAGTGATAAACTTATACACAGACTCACCATATACATGTAATCATCATGTCCCCATGACATGGCAACGTTGTCTAGTCCACATCCTCCAGTGTAGATCCCATTTCTAGTGTTATAAGTAGAGCATTTGTAATTAGGGTTGTCCTTAAAATACTGCATAAGGAATGAAATTGGGATAGTTAATAattgattaagaaaaaaaaaacactttatcCGCTATTGGACGATTCATAATATGTAGTCTCATGCATGATGCGATATTCTCAATGAAGTGGTGTGTTGAAGATCTCGCATCGACTAAATAAGCATTTCATAGTACATAAATCTTACTTTATAAAtcagttttataagattgagttataCTTAAACTCCGTTTTAAAATCTTTGTTGGGAAAAATTGATTACCTTATGATGAATATTTGACTTGTCAAAGGCATAACCTACAGGAAATGTATCTCCTGCAAATATCCCATTAACCATTCAATTCAATTAAAAGGTTGAAttcaaacttcaaaacaaaagctAATTATTATgcaaataatgataataatgatTGAATCAGAGCAGAAGGGTTCTCACCAAAAACAACCCATTGAGGAAGCTCACCAAAAGCAAGAAGGACAGGAATCTTTCCAAGATCTGAAAAGTTAACAATATCATGTGAGTCCCTATtgattgaaagaaagaataagaTCTAAATATTCAAATCATAGGGTCAAATAATGATAAGAATAATCATCccttctaaattatatattaaactttTAGTAAACAATCTtgcataaaaaaacaaaaagagaaaaacttttaacatgtttattattgttcttaattcgtagaaataaaataatatatcgGAAATGAAAGTATCATCATCGTTTATAAGTGTAAGCCAAAGAGTCTACGATGGAGTAAATTTTgtatatagataaaaaaattattataactttataGGTGGAAATCATTTAGTAACATATGTAAATGATTATTTATCAAAGTTATACCAACACGGTGTATCTTAACTAAATATTgctataatttattattacaatTTCTTTCATAACTTCCGCTACCATTAGTAATTACATCAATTACCTTCTCATATaacatgaatttttttcttaattctttcattgtgaaacaaatattataatgtCAATCTATATTTTTACAAGATTTCAATTTAAACAAATCTAAGCTTTCAACATCTATAgaacaattttttaatctctattCTTTAAGAAAGTTTATCCTTCATATCTTGAAATTTATGACAACAGTAATATCAACTGCTCCTTAATTTTCGATAATCCTTTGAAGATGCTTGGggtgatgaaattttattattattcgaAGAAGCATTTCAACATCATTTAGTAAATCGCTGGTCTCACAAGGTTCACCATCACCATTTAAGCTTCACAGGAAAATACTGCAATGCAAGTGGCCAAATTCAAAGAAAATAAGTACCCCACATATAAATATACATCAACGAGAACAGTgacagaataaaataaaatattcaccTTCTCGATCAGTGACATATAGTATGGCTTAACTTTCTCCACGTCGACCAGAACTTTGCTCTTGCTATAGAGATCATATTTGCTGCATGAAtgtacaaaattatatatattatttaaaggTTCATTATGAAGTGAGAAGAATTTATGGcagtaaaataaacaaattgtcaaaattataaatacataCTTGAATACTTCGAGCCATTTCAAATTCTCAACGTCTTCTTCATTCATCAAATGAGTATATGCACCTTCCTTGTGTAGAGCTGcaaatttaattataagttGTTGTCATTTACGTGGTAATGGAGAATGGTGGAACAGATACATTgaagataaaaaaacatatatatggTCGGTGTCGAAACTGCTTACGATAGAAAGAGTGAAATCTGATTATGAACAATCCTGCAGATGGCAAAGTGCTGCCATTTTTCTTAGCAACCTGCACATTCCAATGCACCACCATGTATGGATTCATGcattatcatatatttttacacacacacacacacacatatatatatatatatatatatatatatataaattcgtgTGGTGAAGTTTATATGCATTTATAGGCTCACCAAATACATGTATTCATCGTGTCCCCATGACATCATTACGTTTTGCAGTCCACATCCTTCGGTGTAGATTCCATTCTTAGTTTGATATGCAGGGCATTGGTAATCTGGGTTGTTCTTGAAATACTGCATATTCATCAGGATGCAATCAGGGTTTGCGTTGATAATCAATTCAAGAATAAAATGTTTCTTAATTGATCACACGAAATTGATTACCTTATGATGAATATTTGACTCATCAAAGGCACAGCCTAAAGGGAATGTATCTCCTGCAACAAACATGCCCTTAACTTGTTCGATCAAATGCcgaattcaaatttcaaaacaaattggaataaagaaacaaaacaagaaacagAGATCATCTAAGTGTATACACATATAATAAGGATTAAATTAGATAAGAAGGGTTCTTGCCAACAACAGCCCATTGAGGAAGTGCACCAAAGCGAGGAAGAAGAAGGATCTTTCCAAGATCTGAAACAAAACCAACAACATCATATACATATACCGATCTCTCTTTCTATCACGTtgcaaatttaaaattgatcaaGCTTTTAATTTGCATGTATATATAGAGTATTTACCATGGATAAGAGCGGTCAAATGCAACCAATCTTGATCAGGATAATCCTTTCTGATTGCCTCAGCAGATTGCAACAAATGCTGAATTTGAGCTTCGTCCAAATCAGGATCGCTGTCATCCACCACCTCATTCAGCAGTTCACAACATTCCCATATGCCCATTTCAGCTTTGTCCAGTGTCACATATATCTCCCTCATTCTCTTGGCCTAGATCCATATCAATCATTATCAGTTATTCGCAATTTCCATTTTAATCAGCACTGTCATTCATAGTTTGCAAATGTAAATCCATACAAGTATTAGTGAAAACAATTCAACATATTGCTTTGCTTACAAAGTCATATGTCTGGTTTATGTGTTGCAACCTATAAAATTCCTCCACGCCTTTTTGTCTTTCGCTTTCAATGTCATAATCTCTGTCATATACCAGTTTCATTAAAAATGGAActttaaaatcatatataaagaatacttgaaattaaaaacacaaGTAGTTAACTGAACATATGAAATTAAAAACCTAAAGGAGTGGCCATATGCATTGATATCTGGAGCCATAAATTCATCTTTTGCCTCATTATTATTCTTTGGCACATTATTGCCTTGTTGAAGTTGTGAACGTATGCATGCAATATAACCATGAGAAATTAGTTTGTGCAACGTAAAGGACGAAAACAAAAGCTAGCAAAAATAATATTGATGCTTACCAAGTGCAGGTTGGTCATTGAGGATGGCCATTTTGTTCTTCAGTGAGAAGTGAAAGGATAGGggaagagaagaaaagagagaagatgatgtgattccactagccacatagaacaagattcttgacattcttaggaatcaccttgagctggaaaatatagaggcacttttcttagagttggatcattgttctaagacaagaactcaccaaaaactagtaccaaatcccaaactcatttggatgaaccaaatattgtcaaattgaatcaacaaagggaatGAAAGCTGGAATgtccgaacagaattaaacaacAATTCATATGAAccaaacagaattaagaacaaaacagaacatagtgctggaaaatagaaaaaccaaaactgaaaaactcaagaacacaaagcaacatgaacaattgaagaagaagaaaggaaggagaagagaatgctcatgaagatggaaggaggatggatgatctcgccactagaagtgtggaatgctcctagatgagagtgatgccgccacttgaggactccattgatccatcaagataagactagagaagaaggctccaaaagctctccaaaggtcactcaaaatttgagtagagttttcttagattaattccaatctgaattttacaaagagagcacctatatttatagcctaaggtgctgaaaagtaagctacacaaattcaaaaactccctcctaaaaagcttctagaatttgcgcctaaaacaaagcatgaggaaggtgtgatcccttctctcactttggcacctccttatttactcctacacctatctactaatacaccccccctcctaaagctcctaactaaagcctaaaagatgctaaaacaaaagaggtttctaatgtttccctctaagcacctccaactaaagaaattacaaaaagagaaaataaatgtcctctagctcccaaagctttgaacatgcttcttgtaatcctttgaggtggactttgacctccatgggcgtcctccatttgtgcctccacctcttcttgatcttgttgattggcctccatgtcctcttgagcttgatctccatcatactccccgagttggagagaattcgaccacgaattctggagacctacagaaaagggagttagatcgctgacattaaaagtatgactacctaagaatgtatcaggcatatctaactcataagcattgtcattaatcctcttgaggacttggaaaggtccatcccctcgaggcattagtttggacttcctttgggtaggaaaacgatccttcctcaagtgaagccaaacccaatcgccctcatcaaacaacaatgcttttctccttttattggcaagttcagcatacttgccaaccttcttctcaattttcTTCTTGAtatctttatgcaaagttttcacaaaagaagccttttcatccccatctttgcacaagacatctccaagaaggggaataggaagaagatcaagaggtgttaggggattaaacccatagaccacctcaaaaggagaatgggaggtggtagaatttactactcggttatatgcaaactcaacatggggtagtaaattctcccacactctaggattccctgaaataaagcatctcaatagttgtcccaaagttctattcaccacctcggtttgaccatcagtttgtgggtggcaagtggtagaaaataaaagcttagttccaagcttgccccacaaggtcttccaaaagtgactcaagaacttaggatctctatcggacactatagacctaggaatcccatgcaagcgaaccacttcttggaagaagaggtttgctatgtggcatgcatcatccactttgtggcaaggaataaagtgagccatctttgaaaaacgatccactaccacaaaaatggagtcctttccctttgatgtcttgggtaagcctaagatgaaatccatagatatatctacccaaggcattgaagggataggaagaggagtataaagaccatgggaatgcattttagacttagctttgcggcaagctatgcatttatcacacaaactatgaacatgtttatgcatatgtggccaaaagaaatgttcatgcaacacatccaaagttttagcaaccccaaaatgtcccattaaacccccctcatgagcttctctaacaagagataatctaatagagctttggggaacacaaagacgttttcctttaaaaagaaagccatcttgaataaaaaagtctttgtgtcctcctttaagacactcttgatagatgggagaaaaatcaaggtcatcatgataaagttccttaatgtgatcaaaaccaagatattgagaggttaaaagatttagcaaggtgtatcttctagaaagagcatccgccacaatatttattttgccttgcttgtgtttgatcacataaggaaattgctcaatgaattccacccacttagcatgcctcttgttaagtttgttttggcttttcaaatatttaagagattcatgatcactatgtatcacaaactctttgggaaaaagatagtgttgccaagtaaacaaagccctaacaagtgcatataattccttatcataggtggaatagttgagatgacttcccttcaatttctcactaaaataggctatggggtggccctcttgaaggagaacagccccaatacctatacttgaagcatcacactcaatctcaaatgtcttagtgaaattaggaagggccaagatgggagcattagtcaatttttctttcaaagtatcaaaagcattttgttgtgcttctccccaatgaaagaccacatcctttttcactatgtcattgagtggtgcggcaatggtaccaaagtttgggacaaatcttctatagaaagaagctagtccatgaaaacttcggacctcattcaaagatttcggtgtaggccaattttgaatggccaccacctttgttttgtccacatggacccctttacaactcaatacaaaccctaggaattctatatgatcaagagcaaacatacatttagcaaggttagcatacaaatgttccttcctaagggtttctaaaacttgcctaacatgcaacctatggtcattcaaagataagctataaatgagaatgtcatcaaagtaaaccacaacaaacttaccaatgaaaggtctaagaacatgatgcatgaggcgcatgaaggtacttggtgcattagttaaaccaaaaggcataactaaccactcatataaaccaaagttggtcttaaaagccgtcttccattcatcacccggtttgatacggatttgattgtagccgcttttaagatcaatctttgaaaagatttctgaaccatgtaattcatccaacaaatcatctagtctaggtatgggatgcctatacttaatagttatgttattgatggccctacaatccgaacacattcgccatgtgccatccttttttggcactaagatgataggcatagcacaaggactcatgctatcttgcacccaccctttctcaatcaaagcctcaacttgttggcgaatttccttggtttcacttggattggtcctatatgctggacgatttggtaaagaagagcccggtatcaaatcaatttggtgctcaatccctctcaaaggtggaagtccatttggaggatcttgaaacacatctttgaactcttctaccaaattttccaagcaatgaggactatcaacaagtgagtctattctaagagttctagggatggctaagaaaagaggatgatgagccactatttccctttcaatatcacgcctagacacaaggagtgtaggcttagaactcttatcttttttatctttttcactctccctctttttcttcatgataacttggtcctcatggacttctcttggagagagagattttaaagtaaccttgtgaccatggaattcaaaagatagtttgttggtaaagccatcatgtaaaacttttctatcaaattgccaaggccttcccaaaagaacatgagtggcttccatgggcacaacatcacataatacctcatctttgtattttccaatggagaaatggatgaggacttgtttattaacaattatttctcctacttcactaagccattgtaatttgtagggctttgtatgagagataataggcaatccaagcttatctactactcttgtacttgccacatttgcacaactacccccatccactatcaaggaacaaatgttgttttgaataagacatcttgtatggaaaatattttccctttgactttcatcaaaaggttgtgaaacttgtccaagaagtcttctcacaactaacaagtccccttcaagtggacattcactttcttcctcactagatgcatgagaatgcaatgaatgctttggagaatccgaatcatgctcactaactacaatgccctcatgcatgtacatacttcgtttggaaggacaatttgcagcaatatgaccataacccatacatttaaagcatttagtgttagatgttctagtgggagacttaggtctagaagtagatggcttagattccttgggtttgaaagaagaatctttggaaggatgtttagaaaaagaagttttgtttctccaagacttggagtagtatccatcattggaagcatttttaaaagagtttttcttagcaagttgggtttccaccttcattgcaagatgaactaaagaacccaatgatgaatactcttgtaactcaacaatgtcttgaatatccttcctaagaccactcacaaacctagcaaccatggcttcttcactttcttctaattcaattttaagcacaagcgtctcaagctccttataatattcatccacatttagcgtgccttgttgaaaccgttggagtctcaacatgaggtctttcctaaaatgtgggggcacaaacctagcgcgcatgtgatcctttaaagagttccaagagtccacgggaggacccttgtgatagataatgtcctttacaattccatgccaccatttcatggcataatcactaaactctagggtggctagcttgagcttatgctcatcttggatctcatggatctcaaaaatttgttcacacttagcctcccaatctaaatatacatttggatcactagaaccattaaaacaaggtaacttgaccgaaggaagcttggactttgcatcatgatagaagccattgccgtagtgaattctttccccttggtgatgatgtctttgtccatggacttggggtggaggtctccttctcctatgctcatcttcacggccaacatcatttgaagaagctcttgaagatggtctatgagaatgatgtccatcatggatagaaggagatggtctagattgttggacctccatcttttgcattttctcctccaaccgtctaattgttctttgagcttcatgtaattcaccaagaatggaagctttggaaggagaattctgcttgtaggatgcatcacttgaaaatccagccatttgtaattaaaaaacagcaaacacacaaaacagcaaacaagttaaaaattagcaaaaacagtgagcttttggcaatgaaactgccgaagtgaactaaggctgaaaaagatatcactctcaaagaaataatggtcttgcaccaatctgatcttgaggccttggaatcctcaaatgaaatatgtcaaagcaagcacaccaatcttaagagcaatccaccacaaaaccaaagaaacaataaagacaaacaagaaaaggtataagcaaggaaaggtaattgcaaaaggaaaactatatgtaagacaaactcaaagagtaagaatgaaagacaatcaagaaaataaagaactcaatgagaaaagtaggcacacaaaagaatacctaaggaaaagcactagagtagatgaagaaaacaaaaatttagctactggaaatttttttaaatgcaaactgtgcgtgATATTctctgatttaactggaacgttgtagagcgaactggattatcaaatttataccacagaaacttcaagatgttaactcaaaaatggcactggaatcaattaaaaacagtaagccaattgagagaaataaatttttcaaaatcgctgccagattaccgtatttttttcggcaggaatgtacactttttttattttatttatcattttttgtgtacttcatatttttgaatgattcttttttctattcttttctaacactttgaatatctcaaatccagaatttcagaattttacagtacgtaaatcagttgcaataaggaaaaacagtaagcacttttttcagaaacagaggaatcttaataggaataaaaaacaggatgatgaactatcaaagacataatagaaaatgatgtattggaacttgtataggtctagaatacaagtatgaactcaattctaaaaagaaaatgcacaaaggatcaacatcaattcagaaaattatatgacatcaaagcaagaaacaatcaaaacaataaaagtattactagaagtaatgacatatatggaataacatgactaagacaaaacttgacatgattcaaaaattaaaagacacatcacaaattgtaacaagtgaaaggaagcttaaggtaaactctaggaaggataatgccattccaaaagagcaaccatac
The sequence above is a segment of the Phaseolus vulgaris cultivar G19833 chromosome 2, P. vulgaris v2.0, whole genome shotgun sequence genome. Coding sequences within it:
- the LOC137809725 gene encoding inositol oxygenase 4-like is translated as MAILNDQPALELQQGNNVPKNNNEAKDEFMAPDINAYGHSFRDYDIESERQKGVEEFYRLQHINQTYDFAKRMREIYVTLDKAEMGIWECCELLNEVVDDSDPDLDEAQIQHLLQSAEAIRKDYPDQDWLHLTALIHDLGKILLLPRFGALPQWAVVGDTFPLGCAFDESNIHHKYFKNNPDYQCPAYQTKNGIYTEGCGLQNVMMSWGHDEYMYLVAKKNGSTLPSAGLFIIRFHSFYPLHKEGAYTHLMNEEDVENLKWLEVFNKYDLYSKSKVLVDVEKVKPYYMSLIEKYFPVKLKW